The Kribbella amoyensis genomic sequence CCTTGCTCAGCCTGACCGTGTCCTGCCTGCTCGCGTACGCGCTGGCCCGGCCGGGGTTCTCGGCGGGGCGGCCGATCCTGCTGATCGTGTTGTTCAGCATGCTGTTCTCGCCGGGCATCATCCCGACGTACCTGGTGGTCAAGGGCGCCGGGTTGCTGGACAGCCTCTGGGCGTTGATCGTGCCGACGATGGTGAGCGCGTTCAACGTGATCGTACTGCGCGCGTTCTTCGGGAACCTGCCGGCCGAGATCACCGAGAGCGCGCGGATCGACGGGGCCGGTGAGCTGAAGACGTTCGCGTTCATCGTGATGCCGCTGTCGAAGGCGGTGCTGTCGGTGATCGGCCTGTTCTACGCGGTCGCCTACTGGAACGCGTTCTTCTCGGCGCTGCTCTACCTCAACGACAGCTCGAAGTGGCCGTTGCAGCTGGTGCTGCGGACGTACGTCATCAACGACACCCAGCTCGGGAGTGCGGAGCTGGGGACCGAGATGCTGCCGCCGCAGGCCTCGATCCAGATGGCCATCCTGGTGATCTCGATCGTGCCGATCCTGCTCGTCTACCCGTTCCTGCAGCGGCACTTCGCCAAGGGCGTGCTGACCGGAGCGGTGAAGGGGTAGCGGGTCCGGCTCGTCTCACCAGGTGTCCCGGTCCTCGCGGGAAGGACCGGGACAGGTTAATTTCAGCCATGACCGAAAAACTTGAACCTGATCCCGGCGGCGACCCGGTGCAGGCTTCGCTGCAGTATCCCGCGGTCGCCCGGGACGCCATCGAGCAAGTCCTGAGCACGCAGCTCGACCCCATCGAGACCGCCGCGCGGATGATCGTCGACGCCTACGGCCAGGACGGGATCCTCCAGGTCTTCGGGACCGGCCATTCGCGCGCGGTGTGCCTGGAGCTCAGTGGCCGAGCCGGCGGTCTGGCGTCGGTGAGCATGCTCGCCGTCAAGGACTTGGTGATGTTCGGGGGGACCGATCCGGCCCAGATCCTGGATCCGACCTACGAGCGCGAACCAGGGCTGGCGCGACGCATCTACGACCTCGCCCGGCCGAGTCCGCGGGACGCCTTCCTGATCGTGTCCAACTCCGGTATCAACGCCTCGGTGGTCGAGATGGCCGAGCTCGCGCGGGACCGCGGGCATCCGCTGATCGCGATCACGTCGCTACGGCACACCTCGTCGGTCGATGTCCGAGCGGGTGGCCGCCGCCTCAGTGAACTCGCGGACGTCATCATCGACAACGGTGCGCCGGCGGGCGACGCCACCATCGACCTGAGGCCCGGCGTGCGCATCGGAGCGATCTCCTCCCTGACCGGTGTGCTGATCGCCCAGCTCCTGACCGAATCCGTCTGCCGGCTGCTCGCTGCCTCCGGGGCACCGGTCCCGGTGCTGGTATCGGCGAACCTTCCCGTCGGTGACTCGCACAACGAGCCTGTGGTCGCGCGGTTCGCGGAACGCGTCCGGCCGATCGAGCCCTGAGGATCGCCTGCTGACCGATGGCAGCTCACGCCGGATCAAGGAGGTCGTCACAGGGGATCAGCGGACAGGGCACTCGCTTCAGATAGGGGCCCATCGACCGATCCCCGGTGGCTGCCGCGCCGGCCGCTCCCCAGTGGGCACGCCCGATGACGACCGGATACCCCGAGGCGCCGTCGTACGACGCTCGCGCGAGCCGGGTGTGGTCGGCGGGCGCGTTCCCCTCGACGGGAGCCGGAGCGGCGGCCGCGACGACCCGGCGAACGACGGCAACGCCAACGCGCGGACGATCAACCATGTGGACCACGGCGACCGGCGCGTCGGTCTCTCCCGCCCAACCGAGCCCAGCCCGCACCGACGCGGACAAGCCGTCGGACCAGGAGGGTGACGGCACGATCGTGACGTCCTCGTCGGTGAGCAGACACACCACGTCCGGTGCGGAAGCGCCGACGACCACACCGATCCGCGAACAACCGGCTTCCCGGAGGACGCGGACGGAGCTGACCACCCACGGCGTACCGTCCGGCGCGTGCATCAGCCCGCCGGGCCGGCCGAGCCGGGTACCCGCGCCGGCCGCGAGCAGGACACCGATCAGTTCCATGCCGACCAGTGTGATCCACCCGCGGACGTGGAATGCGGAGGACGGGCCGTCGGTTGCTCCAAGGAGGGACTTGGAGAGGGGGGTGACAGGCCGGTCACGGACCGCACCTCGGGGGTTGCCCAGGGCAACCTCAGGGGTCGCGCCTGGGGCGTTCCGGAGGGGTCCGCCGGTACCGTCGAACGCTATGGGGACACAGGCGCTGGAGCCGCTCGAGCTGGATCGGAGACGCGCCCCGTTGGCGCCCGTGGTCTGGCGAGTCGCGCGAGAAGTCGTTCTGCTGGCCACCCTCTTCCTCGTCTACAGCGCGGGCCGGCAGATCGCCGCGCGGAACACGGGCTCGGCCTTCGACCACGCCCGCGAGGTCCTCTCCCTGCAGCGCTGGCTGCATCTGCCCGACGAGTCCGCTCTCCAGCAGCACGCGCTCCAGGTCCCGCACCTGGTCGAGGGCGCGAATCTGTACTACGCGTCGGTGCACGCGCCGCTGACCCTCTCGGTCCTGCTGTGGCTGAGCATCTGGCGGCCGCAGGCGTACTCGCAGGTGCGCTGGACGATGGTGTCGCTGACCGGACTCGCGCTGATCGGTCACATCGTGTTCCCGCTGGCACCGCCGCGGATGATGCCCGGGTTCGTCGACACCGGGCTGAAGTTCGGCCAGTCCGTCTACGGCCCGGACCACTCCGGCGGGGTCGCGAACCAGTTCGCCGCGATGCCGAGCCTGCACGTCGGCTGGGCCGCGCTGATCGCGCTGTCGATGATCCTGATCACCCGGTCGCGCTGGCGCTGGCTGTGGCTGGCCCACCCGGTCGTCACGTTCGGCGTCGTGGTCGTCACCGCGAACCACTACTGGCTGGACGGCCTGGTGGTGCTGGTCCTGCTGGCGGTCAGCCTGCCGCTGCTGCTCCGCCCCGGGCTGTTCGCGTACCGCCGGTCCCTCGCCGCGCCGGATAAATCGGTACCGGTGGCGGCCGCGCTCAAGTAACGTGGCCGGGCTTCCCGTCCGTCGACCGCGCTGCGGAGGTCCTGTCATGCCCCCGGACGACCCGTTCCCCGAGATCCCCGACCCGACGTTGCGGGCCGAGCAGGAGTACCTGGCCACGGCCCGGACCGCGCTCGCCGTGATGCGGGAGAAGACCGGTGCGCTGGAGATCCACAGCGCCGACCGGGTGAACACCGAGTTCCTCAAGGCGGCGATCTGGCGCCGGATGAAGGAGCTCGAGGACGATCCCGAGGTGCCGCTGTTCTTCGGCCGGCTGGACTACCTGGAGCCGGCGGACGAGACGTTCCACATCGGCCGCCGGCACGTGAACGACGCCGACGGCGAACCGCTGGTGGTGGACTGGCGGGCCGACATCTCGGTGCCGTTCTACCGGGCCAGCAAGACCGAGCCGATGGGGGTCGGGGGCCGGCGCCGGTTCGGGTTCACGCACGGCGCGCTGACCGCGTTCGAGGACGAGGACCTGACCGCGGCCGGCGCGACCGAGCAGCACAGCGACATCCTGGACGCCGAGATCGAGCGGCCCCGGTCGGGTCCGATGCGCGACATCGTGGCCACCATCCAGCCCGAGCAGGACGTGATCGTCCGGGCCGGCGTCGAGGACACCATCTGCGTCCAGGGTGCGCCCGGGACCGGGAAGACCGCGGTCGGGCTGCACCGCGCGGCGTACCTGCTGTACGCGTACCGGGACCAGCTCAGCCGGGCCGGGGTCCTGGTGGTCGGCCCGAACGCGAGCTTCCTGCGCTACATCGGCGACGTGCTGCCCGCTCTCGGTGAGATCGAGGCGAAGCAGACCACGGTCGAGGAACTGGTCGCCCGGGTGAAGGTGGCCGGACCAGGGCCCGCCGCGGTCGACGTACTCAAGGGCGACGCCCGGATGGCCGATGTGCTGCACCGCGCCGTGTGGAGCCAGGTCCAGCTGCCGAAGGAGGCGCTGGTGGTCCCGCGGGGATCCCACCGCTGGCGCGTCCCGGCGTACGAGACCGAGGAGCTGGTCAACGAGCTGCGGACCCGCGGCATCCGGTACGGGGCCGGGCGCGCGATGCTGCCGCAGCGGCTCGCGCATGCCGTGCTGCTCCGGATGGAGTCCGCCGGTGACTCCCCCGACGACCGGGTGCAGGACTCGGTCGCCCGGAGCCGCCCGGTCAAGCAGTACGCCGAGGAGCTGTGGCCGTCCGTGGATCCGGCGAAGCTGCTGTTCCGGTTGTTCACCGATGCCGACCTGCTCGCCGAGCACGCCGAGGGGATCCTCACCGACTCCGAGCAACGGCTGCTGGTCTGGGAGAAGGTGCCGCGCTCGGTCGGTACGGCGAAGTGGTCGGTCGCGGACGCCACCC encodes the following:
- a CDS encoding carbohydrate ABC transporter permease, which encodes MTRRIVNGVPMPSWPMRIFKGLVLLVFCVAVIIPFVGVISTSVAPNQQINESGGLVLFPKSVNFGAYESLFAGGVVTRALVVSVFVTVVGTLLSLTVSCLLAYALARPGFSAGRPILLIVLFSMLFSPGIIPTYLVVKGAGLLDSLWALIVPTMVSAFNVIVLRAFFGNLPAEITESARIDGAGELKTFAFIVMPLSKAVLSVIGLFYAVAYWNAFFSALLYLNDSSKWPLQLVLRTYVINDTQLGSAELGTEMLPPQASIQMAILVISIVPILLVYPFLQRHFAKGVLTGAVKG
- a CDS encoding sugar isomerase domain-containing protein produces the protein MTEKLEPDPGGDPVQASLQYPAVARDAIEQVLSTQLDPIETAARMIVDAYGQDGILQVFGTGHSRAVCLELSGRAGGLASVSMLAVKDLVMFGGTDPAQILDPTYEREPGLARRIYDLARPSPRDAFLIVSNSGINASVVEMAELARDRGHPLIAITSLRHTSSVDVRAGGRRLSELADVIIDNGAPAGDATIDLRPGVRIGAISSLTGVLIAQLLTESVCRLLAASGAPVPVLVSANLPVGDSHNEPVVARFAERVRPIEP
- a CDS encoding nucleotidyltransferase family protein, with the protein product MELIGVLLAAGAGTRLGRPGGLMHAPDGTPWVVSSVRVLREAGCSRIGVVVGASAPDVVCLLTDEDVTIVPSPSWSDGLSASVRAGLGWAGETDAPVAVVHMVDRPRVGVAVVRRVVAAAAPAPVEGNAPADHTRLARASYDGASGYPVVIGRAHWGAAGAAATGDRSMGPYLKRVPCPLIPCDDLLDPA
- a CDS encoding phosphatase PAP2 family protein; the protein is MGTQALEPLELDRRRAPLAPVVWRVAREVVLLATLFLVYSAGRQIAARNTGSAFDHAREVLSLQRWLHLPDESALQQHALQVPHLVEGANLYYASVHAPLTLSVLLWLSIWRPQAYSQVRWTMVSLTGLALIGHIVFPLAPPRMMPGFVDTGLKFGQSVYGPDHSGGVANQFAAMPSLHVGWAALIALSMILITRSRWRWLWLAHPVVTFGVVVVTANHYWLDGLVVLVLLAVSLPLLLRPGLFAYRRSLAAPDKSVPVAAALK
- a CDS encoding HelD family protein, producing MPPDDPFPEIPDPTLRAEQEYLATARTALAVMREKTGALEIHSADRVNTEFLKAAIWRRMKELEDDPEVPLFFGRLDYLEPADETFHIGRRHVNDADGEPLVVDWRADISVPFYRASKTEPMGVGGRRRFGFTHGALTAFEDEDLTAAGATEQHSDILDAEIERPRSGPMRDIVATIQPEQDVIVRAGVEDTICVQGAPGTGKTAVGLHRAAYLLYAYRDQLSRAGVLVVGPNASFLRYIGDVLPALGEIEAKQTTVEELVARVKVAGPGPAAVDVLKGDARMADVLHRAVWSQVQLPKEALVVPRGSHRWRVPAYETEELVNELRTRGIRYGAGRAMLPQRLAHAVLLRMESAGDSPDDRVQDSVARSRPVKQYAEELWPSVDPAKLLFRLFTDADLLAEHAEGILTDSEQRLLVWEKVPRSVGTAKWSVADATLIDELADLVDRTPSLGHVVLDEAQDLSAMQLRAVGRRCSTGSMTVLGDIAQGTTPWATPSWDEALTHLGKTGAHTEELTAGFRVPGQVIEYAARLLPSIAPGLTPPTAVRRARGELAITQVPNSLAAAVSTVGEVVDRPGSIGLIVPDAFVPAIRKALTAQGLKYAVLGDEDDVEAHLDVVPASLAKGLEFDHVVLLEPAAIVAGEADERTGLRRLYVCLTRAVTSLAVLHTDPLPTVLTT